The Spirosoma foliorum genome has a window encoding:
- a CDS encoding DUF3891 family protein, translating into MISTQTESGWQLIHQPAHGLLALQLALAWKVDKRPARWAETLLAVAEHDDGQVAWEKRNHLTAAGAPLHFQLVDFSLKQCQNLLQIGLQKSRWNALLVSMHISFLYEPKRGTTKKLDAFLDQQRTNQAQWRKQTKATEAEADYAYKFLQWCDALSLVLCLQQIPPEERRLEVSKGPDGVAYYLHQRTDDSLTLEPWPYELSTFEVHVETVELDQLIFKSDHQLYNAIQESPVVVHRWTFRR; encoded by the coding sequence ATGATAAGTACCCAAACAGAATCAGGCTGGCAGTTAATTCATCAGCCTGCTCACGGTTTACTTGCCTTACAACTGGCCTTGGCCTGGAAGGTGGACAAACGCCCAGCTCGTTGGGCTGAAACGCTCCTTGCTGTCGCTGAGCATGATGATGGACAGGTTGCCTGGGAAAAACGGAATCACCTGACCGCTGCCGGTGCCCCCCTACATTTTCAACTGGTTGATTTTTCGCTGAAGCAGTGTCAGAATCTACTTCAGATAGGCTTGCAAAAAAGTCGCTGGAATGCCTTACTGGTATCCATGCATATATCCTTTCTGTATGAGCCCAAGCGAGGTACTACTAAAAAACTAGATGCCTTTCTAGACCAGCAGCGGACAAATCAGGCACAATGGCGAAAACAAACGAAAGCGACTGAAGCAGAGGCTGATTATGCGTATAAATTTCTGCAATGGTGTGATGCGTTATCCTTAGTGTTATGCCTGCAACAAATCCCTCCTGAAGAACGGCGGTTAGAGGTGAGCAAAGGCCCCGATGGGGTAGCCTACTATTTACATCAACGAACAGATGATTCATTGACCCTGGAGCCCTGGCCGTATGAACTGTCAACCTTTGAGGTGCATGTTGAAACAGTCGAACTGGATCAACTAATTTTCAAATCGGACCACCAGCTTTACAACGCCATTCAGGAATCTCCTGTTGTTGTTCATCGGTGGACGTTTAGACGATAA
- a CDS encoding response regulator, with protein sequence MNSANKLNSALHENFKNAKLLIIDDNADHGTIMLDSASRCLPEVKPILVTTEADALTYLERCNTEEWELPKLILLDLYLPNKQNGWRLLDQIKSLPAAMGKIPVVLLSQSTSKSDIREAYQRGCSSYMVKPRLSTDWLVQFQSLRSYWWETVTLPKIDYSLF encoded by the coding sequence ATGAATAGTGCGAATAAACTGAACTCAGCGTTACACGAGAATTTTAAAAATGCCAAGCTGTTAATCATTGACGATAATGCGGACCATGGCACAATTATGCTGGATTCAGCCAGCCGATGTTTACCCGAAGTAAAACCAATACTCGTTACGACGGAAGCAGATGCCTTGACCTATCTGGAGCGGTGTAATACTGAAGAATGGGAACTTCCTAAATTGATTCTTCTCGATTTGTATTTACCCAACAAGCAAAACGGCTGGCGTTTGCTGGATCAAATTAAATCACTTCCAGCCGCTATGGGCAAAATACCAGTGGTGTTACTTAGCCAATCAACCAGTAAAAGCGACATTCGTGAAGCCTACCAGCGCGGCTGTTCATCGTATATGGTCAAGCCCCGCTTATCAACTGATTGGTTAGTTCAGTTTCAGTCGCTCAGAAGTTATTGGTGGGAAACCGTTACGTTGCCCAAAATAGATTACTCCCTATTTTAA
- the arsS gene encoding arsenosugar biosynthesis radical SAM (seleno)protein ArsS (Some members of this family are selenoproteins.) — protein MKSLKASGHPLANSAVQLQSLQSEVADTLQLPSFHQKLAGAGLFPLQPLEPAVFQVNVGKMCNQVCKHCHVDAGPDRQEIMTRETMQQCLDALARTTIPTVDLTGGAPEMNPDFRWFVAEIRKLGRKVMVRCNLTIIVANPKYQDLPEFFREHQVEVVSSLPFYNADKTDRQRGKGVFDSSIRAMRMLNAVGYGQPDSGLLLNLVYNPNGAFLPGSQESLKRQFKRALLDEFGIVFNDLYAITNIPISRYLDYLISSGNYNNYMEKLVNSFNPAAAAGVMCRNTLSISWDGFIYDCDFNQMLDLKVASPVQHVRDFDERALNQRSVVVNQHCYGCTAGAGSSCGGTTA, from the coding sequence ATGAAATCCCTTAAAGCCAGCGGACATCCCTTAGCCAACTCAGCAGTTCAGTTACAGTCGTTACAGAGCGAAGTGGCTGATACATTGCAACTGCCGTCGTTTCATCAGAAACTGGCAGGGGCCGGGCTGTTTCCATTACAGCCACTCGAACCTGCTGTTTTTCAGGTTAATGTGGGGAAGATGTGCAATCAGGTCTGCAAACATTGCCATGTCGATGCCGGTCCCGACCGTCAGGAAATCATGACCCGCGAAACGATGCAGCAATGCCTCGATGCGCTGGCCAGAACGACGATCCCAACGGTCGATCTAACGGGTGGCGCGCCCGAAATGAATCCGGATTTTCGTTGGTTCGTGGCCGAAATTCGGAAGCTGGGACGGAAGGTGATGGTCCGTTGTAATCTGACCATCATCGTCGCTAACCCTAAATACCAGGATTTGCCCGAGTTTTTTCGAGAACATCAGGTCGAAGTGGTTAGCTCCCTGCCCTTTTATAATGCTGATAAAACCGACCGGCAGCGGGGCAAAGGCGTTTTTGATAGTTCGATTCGGGCAATGCGGATGCTGAATGCCGTTGGGTATGGACAGCCTGATTCGGGTTTGTTACTTAATCTGGTGTATAATCCCAACGGGGCGTTTCTGCCTGGTTCGCAGGAGAGCCTGAAACGCCAGTTCAAGCGGGCGCTACTGGATGAATTCGGTATTGTGTTTAACGACCTATACGCCATTACCAATATTCCCATTAGCCGGTATCTCGATTATCTGATTTCGTCGGGTAACTACAATAACTACATGGAGAAGCTGGTCAACAGCTTTAATCCGGCTGCGGCTGCAGGCGTAATGTGCCGAAATACGCTCTCCATTAGCTGGGACGGCTTTATCTACGATTGCGATTTTAATCAGATGCTGGATTTAAAAGTCGCCAGCCCGGTGCAGCACGTACGGGATTTCGATGAACGTGCATTGAATCAACGGTCTGTTGTAGTTAACCAACACTGTTACGGCTGCACGGCAGGAGCGGGGTCGAGTTGTGGGGGAACAACCGCCTGA
- a CDS encoding DUF2254 domain-containing protein produces MPTRLRQYWQQLQESLWFVPGLMVLASFGLAYGLVAFDTHTSWHGEKQFPLLFASGADGARGMLSAISGSMLTVAALAFSLTLSTISQVSSQYSPRVLRNFMRDRVNQVVMGYFVGVFSYCLIVLGTIRGTDEVKFVPSTAVLAGLLLALGGVAALIFFIHHIAESLQTGTIVQHIFHETNKAIDALFPDQFGEPIDDPQKAKAALAYADEQTGWRPVFAKQTGYLQQINTNGLLSWATRHRVVLRIEKEMGAFIGEGSLLFSVRSGMERDEPDEADWPNDLMDYVSIGRHRNVEQDVAFGIQQLVDITLKALSPGINDTTTAIMAIDYLGAVGERLARREFPARLRSDGQHLRVLVRSTDFEDYIRLSFDLPRINAKGNHAVFRRLLRALSLVYVATCSDERKPILRQQAELLRTYANQTLATDYEKTSVQILYKQLVKSWS; encoded by the coding sequence ATGCCTACCCGCCTTCGCCAATACTGGCAGCAGTTACAGGAATCCCTCTGGTTTGTACCGGGCCTGATGGTATTGGCTTCCTTCGGGCTGGCTTACGGCCTGGTGGCGTTTGATACGCACACCAGTTGGCACGGCGAAAAGCAATTCCCGCTCTTATTCGCTTCTGGTGCCGATGGGGCCCGAGGGATGCTATCGGCCATTTCGGGCTCTATGCTGACGGTAGCGGCATTGGCCTTCTCGCTAACACTATCCACGATTTCCCAGGTAAGTAGCCAGTATTCACCCAGGGTGCTGCGCAACTTCATGCGCGACCGGGTCAATCAGGTCGTTATGGGCTATTTTGTCGGGGTGTTTTCGTACTGTCTGATTGTGCTGGGTACGATTCGAGGAACCGATGAAGTGAAGTTTGTGCCGTCAACGGCGGTTTTGGCGGGTCTGTTGCTGGCTTTAGGGGGCGTGGCGGCCCTGATTTTCTTTATTCATCATATTGCCGAATCACTCCAGACCGGCACGATTGTCCAGCACATTTTCCACGAAACCAATAAAGCTATTGATGCGTTGTTCCCCGATCAGTTTGGGGAGCCGATTGATGATCCCCAAAAAGCCAAAGCCGCCCTTGCCTACGCCGACGAGCAAACGGGCTGGCGACCCGTTTTTGCAAAGCAGACGGGCTATCTCCAACAGATTAATACGAACGGTTTACTGAGCTGGGCAACCCGGCACCGGGTTGTGTTACGGATCGAGAAAGAGATGGGCGCGTTTATCGGTGAAGGTTCTTTACTCTTTAGTGTTCGGAGTGGTATGGAACGAGATGAACCCGACGAAGCCGACTGGCCCAATGACTTAATGGACTATGTCAGCATCGGGCGACATCGTAATGTGGAGCAGGACGTCGCATTCGGTATTCAGCAGTTAGTTGACATTACCCTGAAAGCCCTTTCTCCCGGCATTAACGATACCACAACCGCTATTATGGCGATTGATTACCTCGGCGCGGTTGGCGAACGACTGGCCCGCCGTGAATTTCCGGCACGGTTGCGCTCAGATGGACAGCACCTGCGTGTATTGGTGCGAAGTACGGATTTCGAGGATTACATCCGACTGTCGTTTGATTTGCCTCGCATCAATGCCAAAGGCAACCACGCCGTGTTTCGGCGATTGCTTCGGGCATTGTCACTGGTTTACGTGGCAACTTGTTCCGACGAACGCAAACCCATCCTGCGTCAGCAAGCGGAATTATTACGAACCTACGCCAACCAGACGCTAGCCACCGACTATGAGAAGACAAGCGTGCAAATCCTGTACAAGCAGTTGGTGAAAAGTTGGTCGTAA
- a CDS encoding fasciclin domain-containing protein, with the protein MKRTYSLIFYLTAGLLLSLTKPTAAQTNPSSTMPGATLKASGVKTGANLALSAAQSPDHTTLLQLLKASGLLEQASGKGPYTVFAPNNGAFSALSEPSLSELLLPSSKNRLINLLAYHVIKGRITSDQLKDGQTLTNLTGQILTIHKQGNEITVEDGRGTVADVIQADVRATNGVVYSINKVLQRDSPKGPIVR; encoded by the coding sequence ATGAAACGTACATATTCGCTTATTTTTTACCTCACTGCGGGCCTGTTACTATCCCTGACTAAACCCACGGCGGCACAGACCAATCCCTCATCCACAATGCCTGGTGCAACCCTGAAGGCTAGTGGCGTGAAGACGGGGGCCAATCTGGCACTCAGTGCGGCCCAGTCTCCCGACCACACGACCCTGCTCCAGTTGCTAAAAGCGTCGGGCTTACTTGAGCAAGCATCAGGCAAGGGTCCCTATACCGTATTTGCCCCCAACAACGGCGCGTTTTCGGCGCTGTCAGAGCCTTCGTTGTCCGAACTATTGCTACCATCAAGCAAAAATCGGCTTATCAACCTACTCGCTTACCACGTTATCAAAGGTCGGATAACCTCAGACCAGTTGAAAGACGGCCAGACGCTAACCAACCTGACAGGTCAGATTTTAACTATTCATAAACAGGGTAATGAGATCACCGTGGAAGACGGACGGGGCACTGTCGCCGATGTAATTCAGGCCGATGTCAGAGCCACAAACGGGGTAGTCTATTCCATCAACAAAGTACTCCAGCGCGACTCGCCTAAAGGACCTATTGTTCGATAA
- a CDS encoding sensor histidine kinase yields the protein MIDTTDAIDDEAIFRSIVMESPIPIALLVGRELIITVANEPQLTVWGKGNRVMGMPLAQAIPEMQGQPFLAILDEVFTTGITFATDNTPAEMVVDGIRKTVYFDFSFKAVRDRKGAVYGIIATGVEITQQIADQQALRQSEERFRDLSIDLDRQVQERTRQLEESIQDLKRSNQNLQQFAYIASHDLQEPLRKIQQFGDLLRNQYSDALGEGLTYIERMQVAASRMSTLIRDLLSYSRISTQRDTSRTISLTTIVAEAVLNLELRIQETNASIQVSNLPMVEGDSSQLEHLFQNLLSNALKFHKPGTIPQIQIKSSWVDASHLPKTSKPNRGAIAYHRIDIVDNGIGFDEKYLDRIFQVFQRLHGKGEYVGTGIGLAICEKVVANHGGVITATSQLGQGSIFSIYLPI from the coding sequence ATGATAGATACTACTGATGCAATAGACGACGAAGCTATTTTCCGTTCTATCGTCATGGAGTCACCTATTCCGATTGCTTTACTGGTTGGTCGGGAGTTGATTATTACAGTCGCCAATGAACCTCAGTTAACCGTTTGGGGGAAAGGCAATCGGGTGATGGGCATGCCCTTAGCCCAAGCCATTCCCGAGATGCAGGGACAGCCCTTTCTTGCCATACTCGATGAGGTATTTACAACGGGAATCACCTTCGCCACGGATAATACCCCAGCCGAAATGGTCGTCGATGGGATTCGTAAAACGGTCTATTTCGACTTTTCATTTAAAGCGGTTCGGGATCGTAAAGGAGCCGTGTACGGCATCATCGCGACGGGTGTCGAAATAACCCAGCAAATAGCCGATCAGCAGGCACTCCGGCAGAGCGAAGAACGATTTCGTGACTTGTCAATCGATCTGGATCGACAGGTACAGGAGCGAACCAGGCAATTGGAAGAGTCAATTCAGGATTTAAAACGATCCAATCAGAACCTCCAGCAGTTTGCGTACATTGCTTCTCACGATTTGCAGGAACCTCTGCGCAAAATCCAGCAATTCGGTGATCTGCTCAGGAATCAATATAGCGATGCATTGGGTGAAGGACTAACCTACATTGAGCGAATGCAAGTAGCCGCCAGTCGAATGTCTACGCTGATTCGAGACCTACTAAGCTATTCGAGAATTTCTACCCAGCGAGATACCAGCCGAACGATCTCACTGACTACCATTGTGGCAGAAGCCGTATTGAACCTTGAATTACGTATTCAGGAAACCAACGCTTCGATACAGGTTAGCAACTTACCCATGGTTGAAGGAGATTCCTCGCAATTAGAACACTTATTCCAAAATCTGTTGAGCAATGCATTAAAATTTCACAAGCCTGGGACTATTCCTCAAATTCAGATCAAGTCGAGCTGGGTGGATGCTTCGCACTTACCAAAGACGAGTAAGCCCAATCGAGGAGCGATCGCCTATCACCGGATCGATATCGTTGACAATGGAATCGGCTTTGACGAAAAGTATCTGGACCGCATCTTTCAGGTATTCCAGCGGCTACATGGTAAAGGTGAGTATGTCGGTACAGGCATTGGGCTGGCCATTTGCGAAAAGGTGGTTGCCAATCATGGGGGAGTAATCACGGCCACGAGTCAACTTGGTCAGGGCTCAATCTTTAGTATATATCTGCCTATCTAA
- a CDS encoding AI-2E family transporter, whose protein sequence is MKQTLSFSQRAASAAFIGLSIAVLFLLVGYAATFFFLVFGGIIVAVVINGLSGYVSNKTHLSYGVSMVLVMFLLVTLVGGIMWALSPTVSQQADELAQSLPASVERLKSHLSQTEWGRKLLDGLPDKPSQLLSSDGRGMGILTQVTGIFSSTLGSLVNVLIVVITGIYLAASPSIYRRGFVRLFNPSYRDRLLDVLDQCDTTPKNWFISRSITMTVVGVATSVGLALLGIPFPIVLGIIAGILNFIPNLGPYIALAPALLVALPQGTNYVVYVFALYMGVQSLEGYILTPLLDKKFVSVPPALLLFGQVLLGILVGIAGVLFASPLIAVLLVIIQELYIKDRLEKGAKG, encoded by the coding sequence ATGAAACAGACTCTTTCCTTTTCCCAGCGAGCCGCTTCGGCTGCTTTCATCGGTTTGTCGATAGCAGTCCTGTTTCTGCTGGTCGGTTATGCCGCTACGTTCTTCTTTCTGGTGTTTGGCGGAATCATTGTTGCAGTCGTAATTAATGGGCTAAGTGGGTATGTCAGTAACAAAACACACCTCTCCTACGGGGTATCGATGGTATTAGTCATGTTCCTGCTGGTCACGTTAGTTGGGGGCATTATGTGGGCTCTATCACCCACCGTCAGTCAACAAGCCGATGAACTGGCTCAATCGCTGCCTGCGTCGGTTGAACGACTTAAAAGCCATCTGTCGCAAACCGAATGGGGCAGAAAGTTACTGGATGGCCTACCCGACAAACCTAGCCAGCTACTCTCGTCAGACGGTCGGGGCATGGGCATACTCACCCAGGTTACCGGTATTTTTTCCAGTACACTGGGTAGCCTGGTCAATGTTCTGATCGTGGTCATAACGGGCATCTATCTGGCTGCCAGTCCTAGCATTTACCGACGTGGCTTTGTCAGGCTGTTCAATCCGTCGTATCGTGACCGGCTACTGGATGTCCTGGATCAGTGTGATACGACGCCAAAAAACTGGTTTATCAGCCGTTCGATTACGATGACCGTTGTGGGGGTAGCAACGAGTGTGGGACTGGCATTGTTGGGCATTCCTTTTCCTATTGTGCTAGGTATCATAGCCGGTATACTCAATTTCATTCCTAATCTGGGCCCTTACATCGCTCTGGCCCCGGCATTACTAGTAGCCTTACCACAGGGAACGAACTATGTTGTCTATGTTTTCGCGCTTTACATGGGCGTTCAGTCTTTGGAAGGCTATATACTGACACCACTGCTCGACAAGAAATTCGTTTCAGTACCTCCCGCCTTGCTTTTGTTCGGCCAGGTATTGTTAGGCATCCTGGTCGGGATAGCAGGCGTTTTATTTGCCTCTCCCCTCATTGCTGTTTTGTTAGTGATTATTCAGGAATTATATATAAAAGACCGACTGGAAAAAGGGGCTAAGGGCTAA
- a CDS encoding DUF983 domain-containing protein, whose amino-acid sequence MGKGTKLYSIFLNKCPRCQTGNFFAVNNPYNLKQFDQMNAQCPCCGERFEKEPGYYTGALYVSYAYYVALIVSCFILFEVLLDMDLTYFLLILVALIIGLTPPVFRLARLTWINFFVSFDPHIPTHCP is encoded by the coding sequence ATGGGTAAAGGGACTAAGCTCTATAGCATCTTTCTGAATAAATGTCCCCGTTGCCAAACCGGCAACTTCTTTGCCGTCAATAACCCCTATAATCTTAAACAATTTGATCAGATGAATGCCCAGTGTCCCTGTTGTGGGGAACGCTTCGAGAAAGAGCCGGGCTATTATACGGGCGCACTCTATGTGAGTTACGCCTATTATGTGGCCCTGATTGTGAGCTGTTTTATCTTGTTTGAAGTACTACTCGATATGGATTTGACGTACTTCCTGCTCATTTTAGTGGCATTGATTATTGGTTTGACGCCACCCGTTTTTCGTCTGGCTCGCCTAACCTGGATTAATTTTTTTGTCTCGTTCGATCCCCATATACCCACCCATTGTCCCTAA
- the glf gene encoding UDP-galactopyranose mutase has product MHYDYAIVGAGFAGSVLAERLASQSGKTVLLIDKRPHIGGNAYDCLNEDGILIHQYGPHIFHTNSPDVFAYLSQFTEWRPYEHRVLASVDGQLLPIPINLDTVNKLYGYNFTSEELADYFKGVGESVDEIRTSEDVVVSQVGRDLYEKFFRGYTRKQWGVDPSELDKMVTSRIPTRTNQDDRYFTDEFQYMPLHGYTKMFEKMVDHPNIHQMLSTDFKEVKDQLSFDELIYTGPVDEYFDFCYGKLPYRSLRFDHQTLDVSDYQPVSVVNYPNDHAYTRITEYKKLTGQEHPKTSLTFEYPQDEGDPYYPVPRPENADLYRQYKQLADQQPGVHFVGRLGTYRYYNMDQVVAQALTLYKKFVGADSLQDVILG; this is encoded by the coding sequence ATGCATTACGATTATGCCATTGTTGGAGCTGGTTTCGCCGGAAGTGTTCTGGCCGAACGTTTAGCCAGTCAGTCAGGAAAAACAGTGTTGTTGATTGATAAACGGCCCCATATCGGTGGTAACGCCTATGATTGCCTCAATGAGGATGGCATTTTGATTCACCAGTACGGGCCGCATATTTTCCATACCAATTCACCCGATGTATTCGCCTATTTATCGCAATTTACCGAGTGGCGGCCCTATGAACACCGCGTGCTGGCTTCCGTAGATGGCCAACTGTTACCTATTCCGATTAATCTGGATACAGTCAATAAACTGTATGGCTATAACTTTACCTCTGAAGAACTAGCCGATTATTTTAAAGGTGTAGGTGAATCCGTCGATGAAATTCGGACGTCCGAAGATGTTGTTGTTAGTCAGGTAGGCCGCGATCTATACGAAAAATTCTTCCGGGGGTATACCCGTAAACAATGGGGCGTCGATCCATCGGAGCTGGATAAGATGGTCACCTCGCGTATTCCGACCCGCACTAATCAGGATGACCGCTATTTTACGGATGAGTTTCAGTACATGCCTCTCCACGGCTACACCAAAATGTTTGAAAAAATGGTGGACCATCCGAACATCCACCAGATGCTCAGCACCGATTTCAAGGAGGTAAAAGACCAGTTGTCGTTTGACGAGCTGATTTATACCGGCCCCGTCGATGAATATTTTGATTTCTGCTACGGTAAACTTCCGTATCGATCCTTACGGTTTGATCACCAGACGCTGGACGTATCCGATTACCAGCCCGTTTCAGTTGTCAACTACCCTAACGATCATGCCTATACGCGCATTACGGAATATAAGAAATTAACCGGCCAGGAGCACCCTAAAACCAGTTTAACATTCGAGTATCCACAGGACGAAGGTGATCCCTACTATCCGGTCCCACGACCCGAAAATGCGGATCTGTATCGGCAGTATAAGCAGTTAGCGGATCAACAACCCGGTGTTCATTTCGTAGGACGACTAGGTACCTATCGATACTATAATATGGATCAGGTGGTAGCGCAGGCGTTAACGCTTTACAAAAAATTTGTTGGTGCCGATTCGCTCCAAGATGTGATTTTAGGTTGA
- a CDS encoding arsenosugar biosynthesis-associated peroxidase-like protein, protein METYYNPEDLKKFGQIGEFQKELADKFFSYYGSVFAEGALTAREKSLIALAVAHTVQCPYCIDAYTTDTLEKGCSEAEMMEAVHVAAAIRGGSSLVHSVQMMNKAKEISM, encoded by the coding sequence ATGGAAACCTATTACAATCCCGAAGACCTCAAAAAATTTGGACAAATCGGTGAATTTCAAAAAGAGCTTGCCGATAAATTTTTCTCCTATTATGGCTCTGTATTCGCCGAAGGGGCGTTGACGGCTCGCGAGAAGTCGCTGATTGCGCTGGCAGTAGCGCACACAGTACAGTGTCCCTACTGCATTGACGCTTATACGACTGATACGCTCGAAAAAGGCTGCTCGGAAGCCGAAATGATGGAAGCGGTTCACGTCGCGGCTGCTATTCGGGGTGGTTCGTCACTGGTTCATAGTGTCCAGATGATGAACAAGGCAAAAGAAATATCCATGTAA
- a CDS encoding glycosyltransferase family 1 protein — MSEISEHVSEISSVPTQTQPVRTEQPTHLKNNGSLESESTHLAFDHLLCFAHLRWNFVYQRPQHLLSRAARQCKVWYVEEPIWDDTLHLEIRSVAENLCVVVPHLPRHLDEQTVIQLQRQLVNELITQHQITNYLSWYYTPMALSFTDHLQPKAVLYDCMDELSAFFGASPQLIDQEQRLLNRADVVFTGGYSLYEAKQKRHAKVYAFPSCIDYAHFAKAQPSPSSVGLADPIDQATIPGSRIGYSGVIDERLDLVLLGELAQQRPDWQFILLGPIVKIDPATLPKGPNLHFLGMKDYKELPAYFSNWQVAMMPFAINEATRFISPTKTPEYLAAGLPVVSTPIRDVVRTYGDWDRVVIADSASAFLQGIESVLQKPLGNDEVALDLFLRKQSWDQTWRHMQRILNEQVVSLELYQ; from the coding sequence ATGAGCGAAATTTCTGAACACGTCTCCGAAATCTCTTCCGTACCAACCCAAACACAACCTGTACGCACGGAACAACCAACGCATTTAAAAAACAATGGCTCTTTGGAGAGTGAATCTACCCATCTTGCCTTCGATCATCTTCTTTGTTTTGCGCATCTGCGCTGGAACTTCGTTTATCAACGACCACAACATTTGTTGAGTCGGGCCGCCCGTCAGTGTAAAGTCTGGTATGTAGAGGAACCCATCTGGGACGATACCCTTCATCTGGAGATTCGGTCAGTAGCCGAGAACCTCTGCGTTGTGGTGCCCCACCTTCCCCGACACCTTGACGAACAAACCGTGATTCAGCTCCAACGACAGTTAGTCAACGAGTTAATTACCCAACACCAAATAACCAACTACCTCAGCTGGTATTATACCCCGATGGCACTTTCGTTTACGGATCATCTGCAACCGAAAGCTGTCCTGTACGATTGCATGGACGAGTTGTCTGCCTTTTTTGGGGCCTCTCCGCAACTAATTGATCAGGAACAACGGCTGCTGAACCGGGCCGATGTGGTGTTTACCGGTGGCTACAGCTTGTATGAGGCCAAGCAAAAGCGTCACGCGAAGGTATATGCGTTTCCAAGTTGTATCGATTATGCCCACTTTGCAAAGGCGCAGCCATCTCCCTCGAGCGTCGGTTTGGCTGACCCCATTGATCAGGCCACGATCCCTGGTTCACGAATTGGCTACAGTGGAGTCATTGATGAGCGGTTAGATCTGGTATTACTCGGCGAACTTGCTCAACAGCGGCCCGACTGGCAGTTTATTCTTTTGGGACCAATTGTTAAGATAGATCCCGCTACCTTGCCCAAAGGCCCTAATCTGCATTTCCTGGGCATGAAGGATTATAAAGAACTACCGGCTTATTTCAGCAACTGGCAGGTAGCCATGATGCCGTTTGCCATCAATGAAGCAACTCGGTTTATCAGTCCAACAAAAACGCCGGAGTACTTAGCGGCTGGTTTACCCGTCGTGTCAACGCCCATTCGGGATGTGGTGCGCACCTATGGTGACTGGGATCGGGTCGTTATTGCCGACTCTGCATCAGCCTTCCTACAGGGTATCGAATCGGTATTGCAAAAGCCACTGGGCAACGATGAAGTCGCGTTGGATCTATTTTTACGGAAACAGTCCTGGGATCAAACCTGGCGGCACATGCAACGAATCCTGAACGAACAGGTAGTTTCTTTAGAGTTATATCAATAA
- a CDS encoding DUF72 domain-containing protein, translated as MTSNVQIGTCGLGGSKAAYAALFSCVEIQQTFYQPPQLATLKRWRAEVPTDFEFTLKAWQLITHPAKSPTYKRLKRNLSEAERAEAGYFKPTTLVDEAWQYTLACAQALGAKTVVFQCPASFTQTSEHIHNLVHFFSRIERKGLNCGWEPRGTWDKQLVHDLCEDLDLWHVVDPFSSTTVTPDYCYFRLHGRQGWRYQYESSELTELIELLPADKTSYVFFNNIYMKQDALLFKHIWEEANYSV; from the coding sequence ATGACTAGCAACGTACAAATCGGCACCTGTGGTCTTGGAGGTTCTAAAGCAGCCTATGCAGCGCTGTTTTCCTGTGTTGAAATTCAGCAAACCTTTTATCAGCCACCCCAGCTAGCTACTCTGAAACGGTGGCGAGCTGAGGTGCCAACTGACTTCGAGTTCACGCTGAAAGCCTGGCAACTCATTACACACCCCGCAAAAAGTCCAACCTACAAACGGTTAAAGCGTAACCTGTCGGAAGCTGAACGGGCAGAAGCTGGGTATTTCAAACCGACTACTCTTGTTGACGAGGCCTGGCAATATACGCTGGCGTGTGCTCAGGCGTTGGGGGCTAAAACGGTTGTCTTTCAATGTCCAGCCAGTTTTACCCAAACGTCTGAGCATATTCATAATTTGGTTCACTTCTTTTCCCGCATTGAGCGAAAAGGACTGAACTGTGGCTGGGAGCCTCGCGGTACTTGGGATAAACAGCTCGTACATGACTTGTGCGAAGACCTTGACCTATGGCATGTGGTTGATCCGTTTTCCAGCACAACCGTGACCCCCGACTACTGTTACTTTCGACTTCATGGCCGCCAGGGCTGGCGGTACCAATATGAATCATCGGAATTAACCGAGTTAATCGAATTGCTGCCAGCCGATAAGACCAGCTACGTTTTCTTCAATAATATTTACATGAAGCAGGACGCTTTACTATTCAAACATATATGGGAAGAGGCTAATTATTCCGTTTAG